A single Bos mutus isolate GX-2022 chromosome 25, NWIPB_WYAK_1.1, whole genome shotgun sequence DNA region contains:
- the AP5Z1 gene encoding AP-5 complex subunit zeta-1 isoform X4, which yields MRGAAADHPLLAPLPRAAPAALRRRAERDGTLRQPEPVLRPRPELAAAGLGGLRALSPGVLQGDPQQVRTVGQCVIKVLESRQPEGPSLTYLLPVVSKVTSLAPDALPEEQTKALSKRLGDWLRYASVQQGAAHASGGFFSTPRTRQPGPVTEVDGTVATDFFTVLSTGQRFTEDQRLNVQAFSMLRAWLLQGGPARPGAADADDRSELEGSTVSVLSAASTASHLLPPAEWLREKALEYCQRLLEQSGRRALRKANSDLQKACLVEAVLVLDVLCRQDPSFLYRALPCVRALRTRLCGDTACVRALLPIAQFFLHHGEAAAVDADAVCQHLFTRIPSEHFHSPMLAFEFVQFCRDHLVLFGSNLDLLRTSFPNLFKFLAWSSPALTSEFVALLPVLVDAGTAVEMLHLLLDLPSLTAALDLQLRASQAASERPLWDVSVRAPGCLEALRDPQAQGLFQHLLRAKASGTVERLTPLHQLLQPLASCARVLQCAQAVPTLLRAFFAAVTQFASGALASQLALLLLERSDSLFQVEGYEADVHRVLSSQFPALCKLHPPLVVERAKELLEFVGSLGGPRSTGHMLTSVVWAIGEYLSVSWDRRCSAEQISRFFEALEALLFEVTQSRPSAALPKCPPQVITVLMTTLTKLASRSQDLIPRVSLLLSKMRTLAQSPAVGPVHGEDDLGAVRTRATELLNLLKMPSVAQFVLTPSVEVSQPRYHRDCNTALPLALDTVSRLLEREAGLLPGWCVCSGLARTPRPESACPSEDTGPEPDPRL from the exons ATGCGTGGCGCTGCTGCAGACCACCCTCTGCTCGCCCCGCTGCCCCGAGCGGCTCCAGCTGCTCTGCGCCGCCGTGCTGAGAGAGATGGCACCCTCCGACAGCCTGAGCCTGTCCTGCGACCACGCCCAGAGCTCGCGGCAGCTGGGCTTGGTGGCCTCCGTGCTCTTAGCCCAG GGGTTCTGCAGGGCGACCCGCAGCAGGTCAGGACCGTGGGCCAGTGCGTCATCAAGGTCCTGGAGAGTCGGCAGCCTGAGGGGCCCAGCCTGACGTACCTCCTCCCGGTCGTGTCCAAGGTCACCAGCCTGGCCCCGGACGCCCTTCCTGAAG AGCAGACCAAGGCACTCAGCAAGCGGCTGGGGGACTGGCTCCGCTACGCCAGCGTCCAGCAGGGGGCGGCCCACGCCTCCGGGGGCTTCTTCTCCACGCCCAGAACCCGGCAG CCAGGCCCTGTCACCGAGGTGGATGGGACCGTGGCCACAGACTTCTTCACGGTGCTGTCCACGGGCCAGCGTTTCACGGAGGACCAGCGGCTCAACGTGCAGGCCTTCTCCATGCTGCGGGCCTGGCTGCTGCAGGGCGGCCCTGCGCGCCCGGGTGCTGCGGATGCAG ACGACAGGTCGGAGCTGGAGGGCTCCACCGTGTCCGTGCTCTCGGCCGCCTCCACCGCCAGCCACCTGCTGCCGCCCGCCGAGTGGCTGCGGGAGAAGGCCCTGGAGTACTGCCAGCGCCTCCTGGAGCAGAGCGGCCGGC GAGCCCTGAGGAAGGCCAACTCGGACCTGCAGAAGGCG TGCCTGGTGGAGGCCGTGCTGGTGCTGGATGTGCTCTGCCGGCAGGACCCCTCCTTCCTGTACCGCGCCCTCCCGTGTGTGCGGGCCCTGCGCACCCGACTCTGCGGGGACACGGCCTGCGTCCGTGCATTGCTGCCCATCGCCCAGTTCTTTCTGCACCACG GGGAGGCTGCCGCAGTGGACGCCGACGCCGTCTGCCAGCACCTCTTCACCAGGATCCCTTCCGAACACTTCCACAGCCCGATGCTGGCCTTCGAGTTCGTCCAGTTCTGCAGGGACCACCTCGTGCTGTTCGGCAGCAACCTGGACCTTCTCAGGACCAGCTTTCCCAACCTCTTCAAG TTCCTGGCCTGGAGCAGTCCAGCCCTCACCTCTGAGTTTGTGGCGCTCCTGCCGGTGCTGGTTGACGCAGGCACGGCCGTGGAGATGCTCCACCTGCTGCTGGACCTGCCGAGCCTGACCGCAGCCTTGGACCTGCAGCTCCG GGCGTCACAGGCTGCATCTGAGAGGCCGCTCTGGGACGTCTCCGTGAGGGCCCCCGGCTGCCTGGAGGCCTTACGGGACCCCCAGGCCCAGGGCCTTTTCCAGCACCTGCTGCGGGCCAAGGCCAGCGGGACCGTGGAGAG GCTGACGCCGCTCCACCAGCTGCTCCAGCCCCTTGCCAGCTGCGCCCGGGTACTCCAGTGTGCCCAGGCTGTGCCCACCCTACTCCGAGCGTTCTTCGCGGCGGTGACACAG ttCGCCAGTGGGGCCCTGGCCAGCCAGCTGGCACTGCTGCTCTTGGAGAGAAGTGACTCACTTTTCCAGGTTGAGGGGTATGAAGCTGACGTGCACAG GGTGCTGAGCTCCCAGTTCCCGGCCCTGTGCAAGCTGCATCCCCCGTTGGTGGTTGAGCGGGCCAAAGAGCTGCTGGAGTTCGTGGGCAGCCTGGGGGGGCCCCGCAGCACTGGGCACATGCTCACTTCTGTG GTGTGGGCCATTGGCGAGTACCTCTCAGTGTCCTGGGACCGGCGCTGCAGTGCAGAGCAGATCAGCAGGTTCTTCGAAGCTCTGGAGGCCCTGCTCTTCGAGGTCACCCAGTCTCGGCCTTCCGCCGCCCTTCCCAAGTGTCCTCCGCAGGTCATCACTGTGCTCATGACCACGCTGACCAAGTTGGCCTCCCGGAGCCAAGACCTGATCCCCAG GGTCTCCCTGCTCCTGTCCAAGATGAGGACGCTGGCCCAGAGCCCAGCCGTGGGCCCCGTGCACGGCGAGGACGATCTGGGAGCCGTCCGCACACGGGCCACCGAGCTGCTGAACCTGCTCAAGATGCCCAGCGTGGCCCAGTTCGTGCTCACGCCCAGTGTGGAGGTGTCCCAGCCCCGCTATCACCGCGACTGCAACACTGCCCTGCCCCTGGCCCTGGACACGGTCAGCCGGCTGCTGGAGCGCGAGGCAGGCCTCCTGCCAGG GTGGTGTGTCTGCAGTGGACTGGCCAGGACCCCTCGTCCCGAGTCTGCGTGCCCGTCAGAGGACACGGGCCCAGAGCCCGACCCCAGGCTCTGA
- the AP5Z1 gene encoding AP-5 complex subunit zeta-1 isoform X1, with translation MLATGTESLLRQAREVGAEELGRFCARVSALLQAEDWGPDALDALRRLFLIVAATKYSRRLEPTCVALLQTTLCSPRCPERLQLLCAAVLREMAPSDSLSLSCDHAQSSRQLGLVASVLLAQGDPQQVRTVGQCVIKVLESRQPEGPSLTYLLPVVSKVTSLAPDALPEEQTKALSKRLGDWLRYASVQQGAAHASGGFFSTPRTRQPGPVTEVDGTVATDFFTVLSTGQRFTEDQRLNVQAFSMLRAWLLQGGPARPGAADADDRSELEGSTVSVLSAASTASHLLPPAEWLREKALEYCQRLLEQSGRRALRKANSDLQKACLVEAVLVLDVLCRQDPSFLYRALPCVRALRTRLCGDTACVRALLPIAQFFLHHGEAAAVDADAVCQHLFTRIPSEHFHSPMLAFEFVQFCRDHLVLFGSNLDLLRTSFPNLFKFLAWSSPALTSEFVALLPVLVDAGTAVEMLHLLLDLPSLTAALDLQLRASQAASERPLWDVSVRAPGCLEALRDPQAQGLFQHLLRAKASGTVERLTPLHQLLQPLASCARVLQCAQAVPTLLRAFFAAVTQFASGALASQLALLLLERSDSLFQVEGYEADVHRVLSSQFPALCKLHPPLVVERAKELLEFVGSLGGPRSTGHMLTSVVWAIGEYLSVSWDRRCSAEQISRFFEALEALLFEVTQSRPSAALPKCPPQVITVLMTTLTKLASRSQDLIPRVSLLLSKMRTLAQSPAVGPVHGEDDLGAVRTRATELLNLLKMPSVAQFVLTPSVEVSQPRYHRDCNTALPLALDTVSRLLEREAGLLPGWCVCSGLARTPRPESACPSEDTGPEPDPRL, from the exons aTGTTGGCGACGGGGACGGAGAGTCTGCTCCGCCAGGCCAG GGAGGTCGGGGCGGAGGAGCTGGGCAGGTTCTGTGCTCGCGTCAGCGCGCTGCTGCAGGCGGAGGACTGGGGCCCCGATGCCCTGGACGCCCTGCGGAGGCTCTTCCTCATCGTGGCGGCCACCAAgtacagcaggag GCTGGAGCCCACATGCGTGGCGCTGCTGCAGACCACCCTCTGCTCGCCCCGCTGCCCCGAGCGGCTCCAGCTGCTCTGCGCCGCCGTGCTGAGAGAGATGGCACCCTCCGACAGCCTGAGCCTGTCCTGCGACCACGCCCAGAGCTCGCGGCAGCTGGGCTTGGTGGCCTCCGTGCTCTTAGCCCAG GGCGACCCGCAGCAGGTCAGGACCGTGGGCCAGTGCGTCATCAAGGTCCTGGAGAGTCGGCAGCCTGAGGGGCCCAGCCTGACGTACCTCCTCCCGGTCGTGTCCAAGGTCACCAGCCTGGCCCCGGACGCCCTTCCTGAAG AGCAGACCAAGGCACTCAGCAAGCGGCTGGGGGACTGGCTCCGCTACGCCAGCGTCCAGCAGGGGGCGGCCCACGCCTCCGGGGGCTTCTTCTCCACGCCCAGAACCCGGCAG CCAGGCCCTGTCACCGAGGTGGATGGGACCGTGGCCACAGACTTCTTCACGGTGCTGTCCACGGGCCAGCGTTTCACGGAGGACCAGCGGCTCAACGTGCAGGCCTTCTCCATGCTGCGGGCCTGGCTGCTGCAGGGCGGCCCTGCGCGCCCGGGTGCTGCGGATGCAG ACGACAGGTCGGAGCTGGAGGGCTCCACCGTGTCCGTGCTCTCGGCCGCCTCCACCGCCAGCCACCTGCTGCCGCCCGCCGAGTGGCTGCGGGAGAAGGCCCTGGAGTACTGCCAGCGCCTCCTGGAGCAGAGCGGCCGGC GAGCCCTGAGGAAGGCCAACTCGGACCTGCAGAAGGCG TGCCTGGTGGAGGCCGTGCTGGTGCTGGATGTGCTCTGCCGGCAGGACCCCTCCTTCCTGTACCGCGCCCTCCCGTGTGTGCGGGCCCTGCGCACCCGACTCTGCGGGGACACGGCCTGCGTCCGTGCATTGCTGCCCATCGCCCAGTTCTTTCTGCACCACG GGGAGGCTGCCGCAGTGGACGCCGACGCCGTCTGCCAGCACCTCTTCACCAGGATCCCTTCCGAACACTTCCACAGCCCGATGCTGGCCTTCGAGTTCGTCCAGTTCTGCAGGGACCACCTCGTGCTGTTCGGCAGCAACCTGGACCTTCTCAGGACCAGCTTTCCCAACCTCTTCAAG TTCCTGGCCTGGAGCAGTCCAGCCCTCACCTCTGAGTTTGTGGCGCTCCTGCCGGTGCTGGTTGACGCAGGCACGGCCGTGGAGATGCTCCACCTGCTGCTGGACCTGCCGAGCCTGACCGCAGCCTTGGACCTGCAGCTCCG GGCGTCACAGGCTGCATCTGAGAGGCCGCTCTGGGACGTCTCCGTGAGGGCCCCCGGCTGCCTGGAGGCCTTACGGGACCCCCAGGCCCAGGGCCTTTTCCAGCACCTGCTGCGGGCCAAGGCCAGCGGGACCGTGGAGAG GCTGACGCCGCTCCACCAGCTGCTCCAGCCCCTTGCCAGCTGCGCCCGGGTACTCCAGTGTGCCCAGGCTGTGCCCACCCTACTCCGAGCGTTCTTCGCGGCGGTGACACAG ttCGCCAGTGGGGCCCTGGCCAGCCAGCTGGCACTGCTGCTCTTGGAGAGAAGTGACTCACTTTTCCAGGTTGAGGGGTATGAAGCTGACGTGCACAG GGTGCTGAGCTCCCAGTTCCCGGCCCTGTGCAAGCTGCATCCCCCGTTGGTGGTTGAGCGGGCCAAAGAGCTGCTGGAGTTCGTGGGCAGCCTGGGGGGGCCCCGCAGCACTGGGCACATGCTCACTTCTGTG GTGTGGGCCATTGGCGAGTACCTCTCAGTGTCCTGGGACCGGCGCTGCAGTGCAGAGCAGATCAGCAGGTTCTTCGAAGCTCTGGAGGCCCTGCTCTTCGAGGTCACCCAGTCTCGGCCTTCCGCCGCCCTTCCCAAGTGTCCTCCGCAGGTCATCACTGTGCTCATGACCACGCTGACCAAGTTGGCCTCCCGGAGCCAAGACCTGATCCCCAG GGTCTCCCTGCTCCTGTCCAAGATGAGGACGCTGGCCCAGAGCCCAGCCGTGGGCCCCGTGCACGGCGAGGACGATCTGGGAGCCGTCCGCACACGGGCCACCGAGCTGCTGAACCTGCTCAAGATGCCCAGCGTGGCCCAGTTCGTGCTCACGCCCAGTGTGGAGGTGTCCCAGCCCCGCTATCACCGCGACTGCAACACTGCCCTGCCCCTGGCCCTGGACACGGTCAGCCGGCTGCTGGAGCGCGAGGCAGGCCTCCTGCCAGG GTGGTGTGTCTGCAGTGGACTGGCCAGGACCCCTCGTCCCGAGTCTGCGTGCCCGTCAGAGGACACGGGCCCAGAGCCCGACCCCAGGCTCTGA
- the AP5Z1 gene encoding AP-5 complex subunit zeta-1 isoform X2, translating into MLATGTESLLRQAREVGAEELGRFCARVSALLQAEDWGPDALDALRRLFLIVAATKYSRRLEPTCVALLQTTLCSPRCPERLQLLCAAVLREMAPSDSLSLSCDHAQSSRQLGLVASVLLAQGDPQQVRTVGQCVIKVLESRQPEGPSLTYLLPVVSKVTSLAPDALPEEQTKALSKRLGDWLRYASVQQGAAHASGGFFSTPRTRQPGPVTEVDGTVATDFFTVLSTGQRFTEDQRLNVQAFSMLRAWLLQGGPARPGAADADDRSELEGSTVSVLSAASTASHLLPPAEWLREKALEYCQRLLEQSGRRALRKANSDLQKACLVEAVLVLDVLCRQDPSFLYRALPCVRALRTRLCGDTACVRALLPIAQFFLHHGEAAAVDADAVCQHLFTRIPSEHFHSPMLAFEFVQFCRDHLVLFGSNLDLLRTSFPNLFKFLAWSSPALTSEFVALLPVLVDAGTAVEMLHLLLDLPSLTAALDLQLRASQAASERPLWDVSVRAPGCLEALRDPQAQGLFQHLLRAKASGTVERLTPLHQLLQPLASCARVLQCAQAVPTLLRAFFAAVTQFASGALASQLALLLLERSDSLFQVEGYEADVHRVLSSQFPALCKLHPPLVVERAKELLEFVGSLGGPRSTGHMLTSVVWAIGEYLSVSWDRRCSAEQISRFFEALEALLFEVTQSRPSAALPKCPPQVITVLMTTLTKLASRSQDLIPRVSLLLSKMRTLAQSPAVGPVHGEDDLGAVRTRATELLNLLKMPSVAQFVLTPSVEVSQPRYHRDCNTALPLALDTVSRLLEREAGLLPGVDFCGG; encoded by the exons aTGTTGGCGACGGGGACGGAGAGTCTGCTCCGCCAGGCCAG GGAGGTCGGGGCGGAGGAGCTGGGCAGGTTCTGTGCTCGCGTCAGCGCGCTGCTGCAGGCGGAGGACTGGGGCCCCGATGCCCTGGACGCCCTGCGGAGGCTCTTCCTCATCGTGGCGGCCACCAAgtacagcaggag GCTGGAGCCCACATGCGTGGCGCTGCTGCAGACCACCCTCTGCTCGCCCCGCTGCCCCGAGCGGCTCCAGCTGCTCTGCGCCGCCGTGCTGAGAGAGATGGCACCCTCCGACAGCCTGAGCCTGTCCTGCGACCACGCCCAGAGCTCGCGGCAGCTGGGCTTGGTGGCCTCCGTGCTCTTAGCCCAG GGCGACCCGCAGCAGGTCAGGACCGTGGGCCAGTGCGTCATCAAGGTCCTGGAGAGTCGGCAGCCTGAGGGGCCCAGCCTGACGTACCTCCTCCCGGTCGTGTCCAAGGTCACCAGCCTGGCCCCGGACGCCCTTCCTGAAG AGCAGACCAAGGCACTCAGCAAGCGGCTGGGGGACTGGCTCCGCTACGCCAGCGTCCAGCAGGGGGCGGCCCACGCCTCCGGGGGCTTCTTCTCCACGCCCAGAACCCGGCAG CCAGGCCCTGTCACCGAGGTGGATGGGACCGTGGCCACAGACTTCTTCACGGTGCTGTCCACGGGCCAGCGTTTCACGGAGGACCAGCGGCTCAACGTGCAGGCCTTCTCCATGCTGCGGGCCTGGCTGCTGCAGGGCGGCCCTGCGCGCCCGGGTGCTGCGGATGCAG ACGACAGGTCGGAGCTGGAGGGCTCCACCGTGTCCGTGCTCTCGGCCGCCTCCACCGCCAGCCACCTGCTGCCGCCCGCCGAGTGGCTGCGGGAGAAGGCCCTGGAGTACTGCCAGCGCCTCCTGGAGCAGAGCGGCCGGC GAGCCCTGAGGAAGGCCAACTCGGACCTGCAGAAGGCG TGCCTGGTGGAGGCCGTGCTGGTGCTGGATGTGCTCTGCCGGCAGGACCCCTCCTTCCTGTACCGCGCCCTCCCGTGTGTGCGGGCCCTGCGCACCCGACTCTGCGGGGACACGGCCTGCGTCCGTGCATTGCTGCCCATCGCCCAGTTCTTTCTGCACCACG GGGAGGCTGCCGCAGTGGACGCCGACGCCGTCTGCCAGCACCTCTTCACCAGGATCCCTTCCGAACACTTCCACAGCCCGATGCTGGCCTTCGAGTTCGTCCAGTTCTGCAGGGACCACCTCGTGCTGTTCGGCAGCAACCTGGACCTTCTCAGGACCAGCTTTCCCAACCTCTTCAAG TTCCTGGCCTGGAGCAGTCCAGCCCTCACCTCTGAGTTTGTGGCGCTCCTGCCGGTGCTGGTTGACGCAGGCACGGCCGTGGAGATGCTCCACCTGCTGCTGGACCTGCCGAGCCTGACCGCAGCCTTGGACCTGCAGCTCCG GGCGTCACAGGCTGCATCTGAGAGGCCGCTCTGGGACGTCTCCGTGAGGGCCCCCGGCTGCCTGGAGGCCTTACGGGACCCCCAGGCCCAGGGCCTTTTCCAGCACCTGCTGCGGGCCAAGGCCAGCGGGACCGTGGAGAG GCTGACGCCGCTCCACCAGCTGCTCCAGCCCCTTGCCAGCTGCGCCCGGGTACTCCAGTGTGCCCAGGCTGTGCCCACCCTACTCCGAGCGTTCTTCGCGGCGGTGACACAG ttCGCCAGTGGGGCCCTGGCCAGCCAGCTGGCACTGCTGCTCTTGGAGAGAAGTGACTCACTTTTCCAGGTTGAGGGGTATGAAGCTGACGTGCACAG GGTGCTGAGCTCCCAGTTCCCGGCCCTGTGCAAGCTGCATCCCCCGTTGGTGGTTGAGCGGGCCAAAGAGCTGCTGGAGTTCGTGGGCAGCCTGGGGGGGCCCCGCAGCACTGGGCACATGCTCACTTCTGTG GTGTGGGCCATTGGCGAGTACCTCTCAGTGTCCTGGGACCGGCGCTGCAGTGCAGAGCAGATCAGCAGGTTCTTCGAAGCTCTGGAGGCCCTGCTCTTCGAGGTCACCCAGTCTCGGCCTTCCGCCGCCCTTCCCAAGTGTCCTCCGCAGGTCATCACTGTGCTCATGACCACGCTGACCAAGTTGGCCTCCCGGAGCCAAGACCTGATCCCCAG GGTCTCCCTGCTCCTGTCCAAGATGAGGACGCTGGCCCAGAGCCCAGCCGTGGGCCCCGTGCACGGCGAGGACGATCTGGGAGCCGTCCGCACACGGGCCACCGAGCTGCTGAACCTGCTCAAGATGCCCAGCGTGGCCCAGTTCGTGCTCACGCCCAGTGTGGAGGTGTCCCAGCCCCGCTATCACCGCGACTGCAACACTGCCCTGCCCCTGGCCCTGGACACGGTCAGCCGGCTGCTGGAGCGCGAGGCAGGCCTCCTGCCAGG GGTGGACTTTTGTGGCGGCTGA
- the AP5Z1 gene encoding AP-5 complex subunit zeta-1 isoform X3 has protein sequence MLATGTESLLRQAREVGAEELGRFCARVSALLQAEDWGPDALDALRRLFLIVAATKYSRRLEPTCVALLQTTLCSPRCPERLQLLCAAVLREMAPSDSLSLSCDHAQSSRQLGLVASVLLAQGDPQQVRTVGQCVIKVLESRQPEGPSLTYLLPVVSKVTSLAPDALPEEQTKALSKRLGDWLRYASVQQGAAHASGGFFSTPRTRQPGPVTEVDGTVATDFFTVLSTGQRFTEDQRLNVQAFSMLRAWLLQGGPARPGAADADDRSELEGSTVSVLSAASTASHLLPPAEWLREKALEYCQRLLEQSGRRALRKANSDLQKACLVEAVLVLDVLCRQDPSFLYRALPCVRALRTRLCGDTACVRALLPIAQFFLHHGEAAAVDADAVCQHLFTRIPSEHFHSPMLAFEFVQFCRDHLVLFGSNLDLLRTSFPNLFKFLAWSSPALTSEFVALLPVLVDAGTAVEMLHLLLDLPSLTAALDLQLRASQAASERPLWDVSVRAPGCLEALRDPQAQGLFQHLLRAKASGTVERLTPLHQLLQPLASCARVLQCAQAVPTLLRAFFAAVTQFASGALASQLALLLLERSDSLFQVEGYEADVHRVLSSQFPALCKLHPPLVVERAKELLEFVGSLGGPRSTGHMLTSVVWAIGEYLSVSWDRRCSAEQISRFFEALEALLFEVTQSRPSAALPKCPPQVITVLMTTLTKLASRSQDLIPRVSLLLSKMRTLAQSPAVGPVHGEDDLGAVRTRATELLNLLKMPSVAQFVLTPSVEVSQPRYHRDCNTALPLALDTVSRLLEREAGLLPG, from the exons aTGTTGGCGACGGGGACGGAGAGTCTGCTCCGCCAGGCCAG GGAGGTCGGGGCGGAGGAGCTGGGCAGGTTCTGTGCTCGCGTCAGCGCGCTGCTGCAGGCGGAGGACTGGGGCCCCGATGCCCTGGACGCCCTGCGGAGGCTCTTCCTCATCGTGGCGGCCACCAAgtacagcaggag GCTGGAGCCCACATGCGTGGCGCTGCTGCAGACCACCCTCTGCTCGCCCCGCTGCCCCGAGCGGCTCCAGCTGCTCTGCGCCGCCGTGCTGAGAGAGATGGCACCCTCCGACAGCCTGAGCCTGTCCTGCGACCACGCCCAGAGCTCGCGGCAGCTGGGCTTGGTGGCCTCCGTGCTCTTAGCCCAG GGCGACCCGCAGCAGGTCAGGACCGTGGGCCAGTGCGTCATCAAGGTCCTGGAGAGTCGGCAGCCTGAGGGGCCCAGCCTGACGTACCTCCTCCCGGTCGTGTCCAAGGTCACCAGCCTGGCCCCGGACGCCCTTCCTGAAG AGCAGACCAAGGCACTCAGCAAGCGGCTGGGGGACTGGCTCCGCTACGCCAGCGTCCAGCAGGGGGCGGCCCACGCCTCCGGGGGCTTCTTCTCCACGCCCAGAACCCGGCAG CCAGGCCCTGTCACCGAGGTGGATGGGACCGTGGCCACAGACTTCTTCACGGTGCTGTCCACGGGCCAGCGTTTCACGGAGGACCAGCGGCTCAACGTGCAGGCCTTCTCCATGCTGCGGGCCTGGCTGCTGCAGGGCGGCCCTGCGCGCCCGGGTGCTGCGGATGCAG ACGACAGGTCGGAGCTGGAGGGCTCCACCGTGTCCGTGCTCTCGGCCGCCTCCACCGCCAGCCACCTGCTGCCGCCCGCCGAGTGGCTGCGGGAGAAGGCCCTGGAGTACTGCCAGCGCCTCCTGGAGCAGAGCGGCCGGC GAGCCCTGAGGAAGGCCAACTCGGACCTGCAGAAGGCG TGCCTGGTGGAGGCCGTGCTGGTGCTGGATGTGCTCTGCCGGCAGGACCCCTCCTTCCTGTACCGCGCCCTCCCGTGTGTGCGGGCCCTGCGCACCCGACTCTGCGGGGACACGGCCTGCGTCCGTGCATTGCTGCCCATCGCCCAGTTCTTTCTGCACCACG GGGAGGCTGCCGCAGTGGACGCCGACGCCGTCTGCCAGCACCTCTTCACCAGGATCCCTTCCGAACACTTCCACAGCCCGATGCTGGCCTTCGAGTTCGTCCAGTTCTGCAGGGACCACCTCGTGCTGTTCGGCAGCAACCTGGACCTTCTCAGGACCAGCTTTCCCAACCTCTTCAAG TTCCTGGCCTGGAGCAGTCCAGCCCTCACCTCTGAGTTTGTGGCGCTCCTGCCGGTGCTGGTTGACGCAGGCACGGCCGTGGAGATGCTCCACCTGCTGCTGGACCTGCCGAGCCTGACCGCAGCCTTGGACCTGCAGCTCCG GGCGTCACAGGCTGCATCTGAGAGGCCGCTCTGGGACGTCTCCGTGAGGGCCCCCGGCTGCCTGGAGGCCTTACGGGACCCCCAGGCCCAGGGCCTTTTCCAGCACCTGCTGCGGGCCAAGGCCAGCGGGACCGTGGAGAG GCTGACGCCGCTCCACCAGCTGCTCCAGCCCCTTGCCAGCTGCGCCCGGGTACTCCAGTGTGCCCAGGCTGTGCCCACCCTACTCCGAGCGTTCTTCGCGGCGGTGACACAG ttCGCCAGTGGGGCCCTGGCCAGCCAGCTGGCACTGCTGCTCTTGGAGAGAAGTGACTCACTTTTCCAGGTTGAGGGGTATGAAGCTGACGTGCACAG GGTGCTGAGCTCCCAGTTCCCGGCCCTGTGCAAGCTGCATCCCCCGTTGGTGGTTGAGCGGGCCAAAGAGCTGCTGGAGTTCGTGGGCAGCCTGGGGGGGCCCCGCAGCACTGGGCACATGCTCACTTCTGTG GTGTGGGCCATTGGCGAGTACCTCTCAGTGTCCTGGGACCGGCGCTGCAGTGCAGAGCAGATCAGCAGGTTCTTCGAAGCTCTGGAGGCCCTGCTCTTCGAGGTCACCCAGTCTCGGCCTTCCGCCGCCCTTCCCAAGTGTCCTCCGCAGGTCATCACTGTGCTCATGACCACGCTGACCAAGTTGGCCTCCCGGAGCCAAGACCTGATCCCCAG GGTCTCCCTGCTCCTGTCCAAGATGAGGACGCTGGCCCAGAGCCCAGCCGTGGGCCCCGTGCACGGCGAGGACGATCTGGGAGCCGTCCGCACACGGGCCACCGAGCTGCTGAACCTGCTCAAGATGCCCAGCGTGGCCCAGTTCGTGCTCACGCCCAGTGTGGAGGTGTCCCAGCCCCGCTATCACCGCGACTGCAACACTGCCCTGCCCCTGGCCCTGGACACGGTCAGCCGGCTGCTGGAGCGCGAGGCAGGCCTCCTGCCAGGGTGA